The proteins below come from a single Dermatophilaceae bacterium Soc4.6 genomic window:
- a CDS encoding anti-sigma factor, translating into MNDQLKPSHPTHHAASTEPYRYDDLHALTGAYAVDAVDDLERARFEHHLETCDDCRDEVASLQAAASELSHLADLMPPPQLRDRVLKDIAAVRPLPPAVPVRSAPTVEVLTRAEVRAEATPLEQRRARREQRRGAPRWLSVAAAVILVGGGATAAITQPWSSGNRGLQVVASKVLDDPAATHHTSKFFGGASAEVVTSATQGRAVIVTKNMPAAPGGKDYQLWFQRGGAFYSAGLMSDQANQVTVLDGNANGASAVGITEEPDGGSPQPTTAPLALISLA; encoded by the coding sequence ATGAACGACCAGCTGAAGCCCAGCCATCCCACACACCACGCCGCGTCCACCGAGCCCTACCGGTACGACGACCTGCACGCCCTCACCGGTGCGTATGCCGTCGACGCCGTCGACGACCTCGAGCGGGCCCGCTTCGAGCACCACCTCGAGACCTGCGACGACTGCCGCGACGAGGTCGCCAGCCTGCAGGCGGCGGCCAGCGAGCTCTCGCACCTGGCCGACCTGATGCCCCCGCCTCAGCTGCGGGACCGGGTGCTCAAGGACATCGCCGCCGTCCGGCCCCTGCCGCCGGCCGTCCCGGTGCGGTCCGCGCCGACGGTCGAGGTGCTCACCCGGGCCGAGGTGCGCGCCGAGGCCACGCCGCTCGAGCAGCGACGGGCCCGTCGTGAGCAGCGTCGAGGCGCCCCCCGCTGGCTGTCTGTCGCCGCGGCCGTGATCCTGGTCGGTGGCGGCGCCACGGCAGCCATCACCCAGCCGTGGAGCTCCGGCAACCGGGGCCTGCAGGTGGTGGCCTCCAAGGTCCTCGACGACCCGGCAGCCACCCACCACACCTCGAAGTTCTTCGGGGGAGCGTCGGCCGAGGTCGTGACCTCGGCCACGCAGGGTCGGGCGGTCATCGTCACGAAGAACATGCCCGCCGCCCCGGGCGGCAAGGACTACCAGCTGTGGTTCCAGCGCGGTGGAGCCTTCTACAGCGCGGGCCTGATGTCCGACCAGGCCAACCAGGTCACGGTGCTCGACGGCAACGCCAACGGCGCGTCCGCGGTGGGGATCACCGAGGAGCCCGACGGCGGGTCCCCCCAGCCGACCACGGCCCCGCTGGCGCTGATCTCGCTGGCCTGA